The Ectothiorhodospiraceae bacterium BW-2 nucleotide sequence TATCTTAGAGAAAGGTTGTTATTAGGGTATTTTCATCCAAAAGAAGCGGGGTATCTTTTTTTGATTATAACTCTTGTTTTCTTGTTGGGTTCAAAAATAAAAGGCATTAGTTATTTTTTGTTTTTAGGCTCGGTTTCTTTTGTTTTTTACCTTATTCAGTCTCGAAATGCTATTTTGTTTCTTGTTAATTTTTTGGCATTTGATTTTGCAATAAAAAAATTCGGTTTTAAAACTACATTTTTAGTTTTCATTTTGTTTTACTTGATTTTTCCTTTTATGTTTGTTTTTGTTTTTTTTGATGAGGTTGATCGTTTATTGAGCTTTAGATTAAGTATTTGGCTAAGTAATTTAGATATATCTTTTTTCGGTGATATAGGTGCGTTGTTTTTTGAAAGTTCTAGCTTGGGTATAGAATCAAAAAGATTTAATATCGATAATTTTTATTTAGAATTTCTTCTTAAAAGTGGTTTAATTTATTTTCTGTTGCTTGTTTTTTTTATTATTTATATTGGTTTTGCTCTGGAAAAGATAAAAATAAACAATTATTATGTCGTTTCGCTATATTTTTCTTTTCTTCTTTATTGTTTTTTTGATGCTGGAATGATGTCGACTGGTAATTTTTTTCATATATTTATGTGGTCGATATTTTATTATTCATTAAGTAAGAGAAAAAGAGATCAAGAAAATGATGAATTATTGGTCTTTTATCGTAAATATCCACTAATATATAAACTTTGAATTTTTGTTTTTGAGTTGTTGGGTATTTTTATCTAATCTAATAAATCCAATACCTTCGCCAAAAAAATGAGGAGGGCGAGGGGCTAAGGTGATAAGCTTAAGTGACGAAACAACAAGCGAACACCGGAGCCCCAGCCCATGCCAGACATTATGCTACTTTTAACCTGTTTAAGCTACGAGTTAGGAAAAACAAATCAGCGTCGTTTAGTTCGAATCGCTGAAGCGATGCTGTCGATGACAGGCCGAGTCACCATGTTGGGACTTTCGCGCTGGAGCGGTCGAGGGGGGAGCTATCGTACACTTCAGCGTTTTTTTCATAGCACGATTAATTGGCCGCAACTGAATTGGTCGCTGTTTCACGTATTACGGTGACAGTTTACTAAATCCGACATTCCGCATACATTTCCAAGATTTGGCAATTTAATAAAATTTTGATTTTAAATAAAGAATAATATTAAGCAAAATTCATGCCTGTATTTGATGTTCTGCATACAAAATTTTCACTTGAGTATTTAGCCAACGCCCAGATTTGGTGAATTTTAATATAGCATCAGGTGTAGAATTGTATGTCAGTCCATGTAGAAACAGGTACCCCATTACATCCCAACCATTACGAAACGTAACCGTTCAGTCCCCCCCCTGTTGCCAAGTCAAATGTAATATGATTGAATAGCACATACGCAACTCACTGACCCACGGACAACGAATGCAACTCACCGATCACGATCTAAAGCAACTCGATAAGGAGAAGCTGGACAGCCTTCCTGAAGAGTCGCTACGCTCGTTATCGGCTAAATTGCTCACTGATCTAAAAGAAGCCAGAGAACAGCTCGGTCAAAATCCACAAAACAGCTCCCGTCCGTCAGGAGCGATGCCTCCATGGTTTAGTAACGACACAGATAAGGATGAAGCCAATGAAGAAGAATCAGATTCATCCGATGCCAACGAGCCAATGCTGAAAGAGAGCGAGTCAGCTCAACATGACAGCGATGATCCTGACCCTAGCAAAGATACACCTTCTGATGCAGAAGACAAAACAACGGAACCCACTGGAAAGGATGAGCCACCCCCAAGAAATCCGGGTCGTCAACCGGGTAGTCAAGGCTATGGCCGTCAACAAGTTTTACCGACTGACAAAATAGAACATCACTTTGTGGACCACTGCCACTGTTGCGGCAAAAAGATGAACGAGACTGAGTTCCAAAGTCAGGCGTATACCGCCTATTATGAAATAGATATTCTGATTCAGACTGATAGCAGAGCAGGATTAACGCTCCAACAAACCAAGCATATGTGCTATGAGAGTCAGTGCAGTTGTGGCCATACCAGTCAATACCGCCCGTTTGTTGAAGAGGCAAATGAAACTTGGCAGGTGGCTATCAAAGAGCGACACCTGGTCGGTCCCACTCTGGCATCGATGATCATTTTTCTGGCGGTTCGGATGCGGTTATCCCGTCGTCGTGTTGTTGAGTTTTTTCAGACATGGTTTGGCCTGAAGCTCTCTGTTGGCCTCATTCAGCAGACGATAACTGAAGGCGCCCGCTGCCTTGAACCGGTCGAGGAAGAGATTATCGAGTCGGTGGTCAAATCAGAACTGCTCCATATTGATGAAACTTCATGGCCTCAGGCAGCTCAGAAGCTCTGGCTATGGGTTGTGGTTGGCATGAGCGCTACATGGTATACCATTGGTACACGCGGACGGTCGGCGATTGAGCGCATTTTGTTCAGCGACCGGTTTGACGG carries:
- a CDS encoding IS66 family transposase, encoding MQLTDHDLKQLDKEKLDSLPEESLRSLSAKLLTDLKEAREQLGQNPQNSSRPSGAMPPWFSNDTDKDEANEEESDSSDANEPMLKESESAQHDSDDPDPSKDTPSDAEDKTTEPTGKDEPPPRNPGRQPGSQGYGRQQVLPTDKIEHHFVDHCHCCGKKMNETEFQSQAYTAYYEIDILIQTDSRAGLTLQQTKHMCYESQCSCGHTSQYRPFVEEANETWQVAIKERHLVGPTLASMIIFLAVRMRLSRRRVVEFFQTWFGLKLSVGLIQQTITEGARCLEPVEEEIIESVVKSELLHIDETSWPQAAQKLWLWVVVGMSATWYTIGTRGRSAIERILFSDRFDGWLMSDGWHIYREYYKRLRCLAHLERKAIGLAQSLDPDAAKFGKKAVEFLEWVRKLSSNLRPVVKKIKL